A DNA window from Mycolicibacter hiberniae contains the following coding sequences:
- a CDS encoding TerC family protein, with product MNVAGWVWGLTVVGLMGLVVFDFVFHVREPHVPTLREAAIWSAGYVGVAVAFGLGLLVFGGAGAGSEYFAGYITEKALSVDNLFVFLVIITSFGVPREQQQKVLLFGITLSLLARTGFIFLGAALISTFSWAFYFFGLILLLTAHKMLRSGRREASHQAHAGVVRLARKVVGGPMLLVMTAIAGTDVIFALDSIPAIFGLTQNTYIVFTATAFSLLGLRQLYFLIDGLLDRLVYLSQGLSVILGFIGVKLILHALHDNNLPMINGGKPVNVIEIGTGPSLLVILGILGVTVVASLGHRREARDAHQSETGRHRELARRR from the coding sequence ATGAACGTCGCGGGGTGGGTTTGGGGGCTGACCGTCGTCGGCCTGATGGGGCTCGTGGTTTTCGACTTCGTCTTCCACGTGCGGGAACCGCACGTCCCGACGCTGCGGGAGGCCGCGATCTGGTCGGCCGGCTATGTCGGCGTCGCGGTGGCCTTCGGGCTCGGCCTGCTCGTGTTCGGCGGGGCCGGCGCCGGCTCGGAGTACTTCGCCGGCTACATCACCGAAAAGGCCCTCTCGGTCGACAACCTCTTCGTCTTCCTGGTCATCATCACCTCGTTCGGTGTTCCCCGCGAGCAGCAGCAGAAGGTGTTGCTGTTCGGGATCACCCTGTCCCTGCTCGCCCGGACCGGCTTCATCTTCCTCGGCGCCGCCCTGATCAGCACCTTCTCCTGGGCGTTCTACTTCTTCGGTCTGATCCTGCTGCTCACCGCTCACAAAATGCTGCGGTCGGGTCGGCGCGAAGCGTCGCACCAGGCCCACGCCGGCGTCGTCCGGTTGGCCCGGAAGGTCGTCGGGGGCCCGATGCTGCTGGTGATGACCGCTATCGCCGGCACGGATGTGATCTTCGCCCTCGACTCGATTCCGGCGATCTTCGGGCTCACCCAGAACACCTACATCGTGTTCACCGCCACGGCGTTCTCGCTGCTGGGCCTGCGGCAGCTCTACTTCTTGATCGACGGCCTGCTCGACCGGCTCGTCTACCTGTCCCAGGGCCTGTCGGTGATCCTCGGGTTCATCGGGGTGAAGCTGATCCTGCACGCATTGCACGACAACAACCTGCCGATGATCAACGGCGGCAAACCGGTCAACGTCATCGAGATCGGCACCGGGCCGTCACTGTTGGTGATCCTCGGCATATTGGGCGTCACCGTCGTCGCGTCGCTGGGCCACCGACGGGAAGCGCGGGACGCACATCAGAGCGAGACCGGGCGCCATCGAGAGCTTGCGCGGCGGCGCTGA
- a CDS encoding TIGR03086 family metal-binding protein, whose amino-acid sequence MASDLRPGPNDPPADELAAAEAAWAVLEQVLSGITSDQWSNPTPCSEFDVAHLTEHLLRSITLLGGVAGAQFGPGEPGEALAARVGSKARPTLDAWQRRGLDVTVSIGEHELPARVAAGILSVEFLVHAWDYAQATGRSVDAGEPLAQYVLDLARAIITPEGRVQAGFDEPVAVADSEPALRRLLAFTGRS is encoded by the coding sequence ATGGCCTCCGATCTGCGACCCGGTCCCAACGATCCGCCTGCCGACGAGCTCGCCGCGGCCGAAGCCGCGTGGGCGGTGCTCGAGCAGGTGCTCAGCGGCATCACCAGCGACCAGTGGTCCAATCCGACGCCGTGCTCGGAGTTCGACGTGGCGCATCTGACCGAGCACCTGCTGCGCTCCATCACCCTGCTCGGCGGCGTGGCGGGCGCGCAGTTCGGGCCCGGCGAGCCCGGCGAGGCGCTCGCCGCGCGAGTCGGCTCGAAGGCCCGGCCCACCCTGGACGCCTGGCAACGCCGCGGGCTGGACGTAACCGTGTCGATCGGCGAGCATGAGCTGCCGGCGAGGGTCGCGGCCGGAATCCTGTCGGTGGAATTCCTGGTGCACGCCTGGGACTACGCGCAGGCGACCGGCCGCAGCGTGGACGCCGGCGAGCCGCTGGCGCAGTACGTGCTCGACTTGGCGCGCGCGATCATCACCCCGGAAGGCCGGGTGCAGGCGGGGTTCGACGAGCCTGTCGCGGTCGCCGACTCCGAACCGGCATTACGCCGGCTCCTCGCTTTCACCGGCCGGTCATAG
- a CDS encoding crotonase/enoyl-CoA hydratase family protein — translation MAETYESLTVEIKDHIAQVTLIGPGKGNAMGPAFWAELPQAFAALDADRDVRAIVLSGSGKNFSYGLDLAAMGGTMTPMLAEGALARPRAEFHRDLQSMQAAITAVADCRTPTIASVHGWCIGGGVDLISAVDFRYASADAKFSVREVKLAIVADVGSLARLPLILSDGHLRELALTGKDIDAARAEKIGLVNDVYADADACLAAAHATAAEIAANPPLTVSGVKDVLDQQRTDRVSASLRYVAAWNSAFLASKDLLEGIGAVMGKRKPHFTGE, via the coding sequence ATGGCCGAGACCTATGAGTCGCTCACCGTAGAGATCAAAGACCACATTGCCCAGGTCACCTTGATCGGGCCGGGCAAGGGCAACGCGATGGGCCCCGCATTCTGGGCGGAGTTGCCGCAGGCCTTCGCCGCGTTGGACGCCGACCGCGACGTGCGGGCGATCGTGCTGAGCGGCTCCGGCAAGAACTTCAGCTACGGGCTGGATCTGGCCGCGATGGGCGGCACCATGACCCCGATGTTGGCTGAGGGCGCGCTGGCCCGGCCGCGGGCGGAGTTCCACCGCGACCTGCAGAGCATGCAGGCCGCGATCACCGCGGTGGCCGACTGCCGGACGCCGACCATCGCGTCGGTGCACGGCTGGTGCATCGGCGGTGGGGTCGACCTGATCTCCGCGGTCGACTTCCGCTACGCGTCTGCCGACGCCAAGTTCAGCGTGCGCGAGGTCAAGCTGGCGATCGTCGCCGACGTCGGCAGCCTGGCCCGGCTTCCGCTGATCCTGTCCGACGGCCACCTGCGGGAACTCGCGCTGACCGGCAAGGACATCGACGCGGCACGGGCGGAGAAGATCGGTCTGGTCAATGACGTCTACGCCGACGCCGACGCCTGCCTGGCCGCCGCACACGCCACCGCGGCAGAGATTGCCGCCAACCCTCCGCTGACCGTGTCGGGGGTCAAGGATGTGCTCGACCAGCAGCGCACCGACCGGGTGTCGGCCAGCCTGCGCTACGTCGCGGCCTGGAACTCGGCCTTCCTGGCGTCGAAGGACCTGCTGGAGGGTATCGGCGCCGTGATGGGCAAACGCAAGCCGCATTTCACCGGCGAGTGA
- a CDS encoding DMT family transporter yields the protein MAWLLLLGAIGFEVAGTLSLRASDGFSRWQWALPVAVGYVVSFVLLAMVLKRGVPVGVAYGVWSGVGLTLTAVLARFLFDDPFTPTMAGGVVLIGAGVYLLEIGAHA from the coding sequence ATGGCCTGGCTGCTGCTGCTCGGGGCGATCGGGTTCGAGGTTGCCGGGACGCTGTCGTTGCGCGCCTCCGACGGCTTCAGCCGGTGGCAGTGGGCGCTGCCGGTCGCCGTGGGCTACGTGGTGTCCTTCGTGTTGCTGGCCATGGTGCTCAAGCGCGGCGTCCCGGTCGGTGTGGCCTACGGAGTGTGGTCGGGGGTGGGGCTGACGTTGACCGCGGTGCTGGCCCGGTTCCTGTTCGACGATCCGTTCACCCCGACGATGGCCGGCGGCGTGGTGCTGATCGGCGCGGGTGTCTACCTGCTGGAGATCGGGGCACACGCATGA
- a CDS encoding acyl-CoA thioesterase, with protein sequence MSDRMAHRQPELADIVATLDVDRVDDEHFVATQLDNPAHHIVGGHIAGQALIAASRTAPERVPHSMHVYYLRAGDARRPVDLHVEVARDGGTLSTRQVTARQDGQILLEVLSSFTTAVDAPEYQQPMPAVPDPESLPTAQQQHAAYAEELGGYWVQPHPFDVRYVDTPPRLAAEHGEPSPRLRMWWKPVEAVSADPVMHSALLTYLSGTKMVEAALAMRRTDQASTFNALIDHALWFQRPVDLADWVLSDQFTPSGIAGRGLTTSTMYNRTGQLVCLATQELYFGRGARR encoded by the coding sequence ATGAGCGACCGGATGGCGCACCGTCAACCGGAGTTGGCCGACATCGTCGCCACCCTCGACGTCGACCGGGTGGACGACGAACACTTCGTGGCCACCCAACTCGACAATCCGGCTCACCACATCGTCGGCGGGCACATCGCCGGTCAGGCGCTGATCGCCGCCAGCCGGACCGCGCCGGAACGGGTGCCGCACAGCATGCACGTCTACTACCTGCGGGCCGGGGATGCGCGCCGCCCGGTCGACCTGCACGTCGAGGTGGCCCGCGACGGCGGCACGCTGTCGACGCGGCAGGTCACCGCCCGCCAGGACGGCCAGATCCTGCTGGAAGTGCTCTCGTCGTTCACCACCGCCGTCGACGCCCCCGAGTACCAGCAGCCGATGCCGGCCGTTCCCGACCCGGAGTCGCTGCCGACGGCGCAGCAGCAACACGCGGCCTACGCCGAGGAACTGGGCGGCTACTGGGTGCAGCCCCACCCGTTCGACGTGCGCTATGTCGACACGCCGCCGCGGTTGGCCGCGGAACACGGGGAGCCGTCGCCGCGGCTGCGGATGTGGTGGAAGCCGGTCGAGGCGGTGTCCGCTGATCCGGTGATGCACAGCGCCCTGCTGACGTACCTGTCCGGAACGAAGATGGTCGAGGCGGCGCTGGCCATGCGACGCACCGACCAGGCCAGCACCTTCAACGCTCTGATCGACCACGCCCTGTGGTTTCAGCGGCCCGTCGACCTGGCCGACTGGGTGCTGTCGGATCAGTTCACGCCCAGCGGCATCGCCGGGCGCGGCCTGACGACCTCGACCATGTACAACCGGACGGGGCAGCTGGTCTGCCTGGCCACCCAGGAACTCTATTTCGGCCGCGGCGCGCGACGCTGA